GGCAATCGATGACCGCCATTGAAGCAGGTGACCGAAATCGCACGCTACACGAGGACTGACAGCCGCGCACGACCACAAATCGGGCATGGTCCTGATCGCTTCCACACCAGCTCCGGCCGCACCGGTCGACCCGACGCGGCGATCCGACGGATTCATCGACGTGAGTGCCAGCGGGGAAGGAGACGAGGCTGCGCCGCGAGCCGGTGAAGATCGGGCCCGACCCGAAAAATGCCGTTCACGCCCTGTGATAGGCATGCGGCATGACCACCGATACGGGCTCGACCTCCGTTCGTCGGGCGGAGATCCGCCGGGGCCGGCCGGAGGACGCCGCCCGGATGCGGGCGCTGCGCCTGGAGATGCTCGCCGACGCACCGTTGGCCTTCCTGGAGACCCTGGCGGACGCGGCGGCCCGACCGCACAACGAGTACGCCGCACGGGTCGCGTACACCTCGGCCGGCCCGAACAACGCGCAGTTCGTCGCGGACCCGGGCGGCCGGCTGGTCGGGCATGCCGGTGGCACGGTCACCCCGGACGAGCCTGGGCTGACCGTGATCTACGCCGTGTACGTCACGCCGACCTGGCGGGGCAGCGGCCTTCTCGGCGACCTGATCGACGGGGTGGCCGAGTGGTCCCGGGCGTGCGGCCGACCGGAGCTGCTGCTGGAGGTCGTGGTCGGCAACGACCGCGCCTATCGGGCGTACCAGCGGCTGGGCTTCAAGGACACCGGCGTGCGAGTCCCCCACCCCAAAATCCCAGCCCTGAACGAGCTACAGATGCGCCGACCCGCCTAGAACAGAGAACTCATCCCAAGGCAGAACCACTCTGACGCCCCCCAATAAAGAAACCGGAAGCGCCCGCGCCACAGTGCCCACAAGGGGTTTCCGGGGCAGCCCGACCCGCGCAGGGATCAAGCCTGACCGCCCGGAGCGGGTCGGGCCTGCCCCGGAAACCCCCACCGCAACTAAAGATCAAACATGACGCCGAGACTGAACGATCCGGAACCGGTTCGCCACATAAGCCCCATCGGTCAACGCCGAGTTGGCCGCCGCGTTGGCCCCGCTGCCGTGGAAGTCGGAGAACGCCGCCGACTGGTTCACGAAGACCCCGCCGGTGAGGTTGCAGGACAGGTGCACCCCGACCTCGACCGCGACCGCCTCGGTGGCGTCCAGCACCGCCTCGTCGGTGGAGTAGACCCCGGCGGTGAGCGCGCCCTTCTCGCCGACCGTCCGGCGCAGCAGCTCCAGGCTCTGGGCGGTGGAGTCGGTGGCGATGGCGAACGAGATCGGCCCGAACCACTCCCGGCCGTACGTCTCCGCGTCGTCCGCCGCCAGCTTCACGATCGTCGGGGTACGCACCACCGCGTCGGCGTACGCCGGGTGCGCCACGACCCGCGACTCCAGCACCGGCTCGCCGACCTTGGTCACCTCGGCCAGCCGTTCCAACACCCCGTCGTTGACGATGGCGCCGGTCAGCTCCACGCCTCGCGCCGGATCGGCGGTGAGCTTGCCGACCGCTGCGGCGATCCCACCGGCCACCTCGTCGAAGCTCTTGTGACCCTGGTCGGTCTCGATGCCGCCGGCCGGGATCAGGATGTTCTGCGAGGTGGTGCACATCTGGCCGCTGTAGAGGGTCAGCGTGAAACCAAGGTTGCGGCACATGCCGGCGAAGTCGTCGGTGGAGTCGATGACGACCGTGTTCAGACCGGCCTTCTCGGTGTAGACCGAGGCCTGCCGGGCGTGCGTCTCCAGCCAGTCGCCGTACTCCGTGGAGCCGGTGAAGTCGACGATCTTCACGGAGCGGTGCAGGGCCAGGTCGCTGGCGAGCTTCTCACCGGGCGCCTCAGCCGCCAGCATGATCAGGTTCGGGTCGAACCCGGCCTCGGCGAGCACCTCCCGGGCGTACTTCACGGTGATGGCCAGCGGTAGCACCGCGCGCGGGTGCGGCTTGACGATCACCGGGTTGCCGGTGACCAACGAGGCGAACAGCCCGGGGTACGAGTTCCAGGTCGGGAAGGTGTTGCAGCCGATCACCAGCGCCACCCCACGCGGCACCACGTGGAACGTCTTGGTCATCCGCAGCGGGTCACCCTTGCCGGCGGCCTTCTCCCAGCCTGCCGTGCCCGGGTGCCGGGTCATCTCGGCGTACGCGTACGCCAGCGCCTCCAGGGCCCGGTCCAGTGCGTGCGCGCCGCCGGCCTGGAAGGCCATCACGAACGCCTGCCCGCTGGTGAACTGCACCGCGTTGGCCAGCTCGAAGATGTTCTTGTGCAGCCGGTCGAGGATCTCCAGGCAGACTCCCACCCGGGCCTGCGGGCCGGCGTCGCGCCAGGCCGGCAGCGCGGCGGAGGCGGCGCTCACCAGCTCGCCGGGGCCGGCGTGCGGGTAACGCACCGCGAGCTCCACCCCGAACGGGCTCGTCTCGGTGGCGACCCGGTCGCCAGCGCCCGGCTGGTCGAGCGGGAAGTCACCACCGAGGTACGCCTCGAAGGCGGCCTTGCCGTCGGCGGCGGCGGTCTCGCCGTACACCCGGGGGCTGGGGGATTCGGGATAGGCGGACCAGTAGCCCCGCTCCGTGATCGCGGTCAGCGCACGGTTGAGGGTGTCGGCGTGCCTGTCGTACAGGGGCTGCGGGGTCTCCGTCATGCCCGCCATCATGCCTGAGAGCGGTCCGCGAGCAGTAGCGCGAATGCCCGACAGCGGCTCATGCCGCAGTCGGGTTCGGGAGCAGAAGCGCCAATGACCGACGGCACCGCGGTTGCCTGCGGCGGCAGCGGGTGACCGCCCGGGTCAGAGGGTGAGCTGCCAGTTGTTCCAGGCGTCCACCGGGCGGAAGCCGAGTTGCTCGTTGATCGCCACCATGTAGCTGTTGCTGGCGGCGTTGAAGGTGTCGATGACGCGGACCGTCGGCTCGTGGGTCAGCAGGTGGTGCAGGTTCTCCGCCTTGGCGATGAGACCGAGCCGGTGCCCACGGTGGGCCGGGTCGACGATGGTGATCTGCTGGTAGGAGTGCCAGTCGGTGGAGGCGCTCACGTCCAGCAGGGTCCAGGCGACCAGCCGCCCGGACGCCTCGTGGCGCATCCCGAGGTGGTAGCGCCGCCGACCCCGGGCGTCCAGGGCGCGCTCGGTGCCACGGATGCGCTCGGCGTCCACCTGCTCCGGGTCCCACTGCACGTCGCCCATGGGCGCGTCCATGAGCAACCGGCCGTCCAGGTAGGCGATGTCCGCCACGTACTCCTGCGGGGTGGAGCCCTGCCAGCAGACCGATTGATAGCCCTCCGCCCGCGGCCGGGCCTCGGCCAGCGCCGCGCGCAGGGCGATCCGGTCGATCGCGTCGACGTCGAGGCGGCGACGCACCTCGGGCAGCGCCGACTGGGCGCCGGTGGTGGCGGCGAACGCGTCTCCCGCCGCTGATCGCGCCGGCCCGTCGGGCAGCGCGGAGACGGTCATCGCGACGACCCGCTTGCGGCCGCGTTCGCGGAGCAGGCGTACGCCGTACTCGTGCAGCGCGCGACCGACACCCCGGCGCCGCAGCTCGGGATGCACCGTCAGCTCGGCGGTGGCGTTGTCGGTGTTGTCGAGCTGCGGCAGGTCCAGCTGGAGGTAGCCGGCCGGCGCGCCGTCCAGCCGGGCCAGCGCCCAGAGCGATTCGGTGCCGG
This portion of the Micromonospora zamorensis genome encodes:
- the paaN gene encoding phenylacetic acid degradation protein PaaN, whose translation is MTETPQPLYDRHADTLNRALTAITERGYWSAYPESPSPRVYGETAAADGKAAFEAYLGGDFPLDQPGAGDRVATETSPFGVELAVRYPHAGPGELVSAASAALPAWRDAGPQARVGVCLEILDRLHKNIFELANAVQFTSGQAFVMAFQAGGAHALDRALEALAYAYAEMTRHPGTAGWEKAAGKGDPLRMTKTFHVVPRGVALVIGCNTFPTWNSYPGLFASLVTGNPVIVKPHPRAVLPLAITVKYAREVLAEAGFDPNLIMLAAEAPGEKLASDLALHRSVKIVDFTGSTEYGDWLETHARQASVYTEKAGLNTVVIDSTDDFAGMCRNLGFTLTLYSGQMCTTSQNILIPAGGIETDQGHKSFDEVAGGIAAAVGKLTADPARGVELTGAIVNDGVLERLAEVTKVGEPVLESRVVAHPAYADAVVRTPTIVKLAADDAETYGREWFGPISFAIATDSTAQSLELLRRTVGEKGALTAGVYSTDEAVLDATEAVAVEVGVHLSCNLTGGVFVNQSAAFSDFHGSGANAAANSALTDGAYVANRFRIVQSRRHV
- a CDS encoding GNAT family N-acetyltransferase, translating into MSITIASFDGADRTSVDEAYRIGAAATEVDLPDLPPFCRRRFDALFHTPMPGTESLWALARLDGAPAGYLQLDLPQLDNTDNATAELTVHPELRRRGVGRALHEYGVRLLRERGRKRVVAMTVSALPDGPARSAAGDAFAATTGAQSALPEVRRRLDVDAIDRIALRAALAEARPRAEGYQSVCWQGSTPQEYVADIAYLDGRLLMDAPMGDVQWDPEQVDAERIRGTERALDARGRRRYHLGMRHEASGRLVAWTLLDVSASTDWHSYQQITIVDPAHRGHRLGLIAKAENLHHLLTHEPTVRVIDTFNAASNSYMVAINEQLGFRPVDAWNNWQLTL
- a CDS encoding GNAT family N-acetyltransferase; translation: MTTDTGSTSVRRAEIRRGRPEDAARMRALRLEMLADAPLAFLETLADAAARPHNEYAARVAYTSAGPNNAQFVADPGGRLVGHAGGTVTPDEPGLTVIYAVYVTPTWRGSGLLGDLIDGVAEWSRACGRPELLLEVVVGNDRAYRAYQRLGFKDTGVRVPHPKIPALNELQMRRPA